In Hyalangium gracile, the following are encoded in one genomic region:
- the ftsZ gene encoding cell division protein FtsZ: MDQFEQNKQAAKIRVVGVGGAGCNAVNTMILAKLERVDFIAANTDVQALAANKSPTRLQLGQTLTKGLGAGANPEMGREAALESKEQIAAVLEGADMVFVTAGMGGGTGTGAAPIIADIAKSLGCLTVGVVTKPFLFEGNKRRKQAEQGLVELKAAVDTLITIPNQRLLTLSTEPMPLLETFKRADEVLLNAVQGISDLIQYHGYINVDFADVKTIMSDKGLALMGTGRASGTSRALSAMQQAISSPLLEDISIDGATGLLINITGGRDMTLQEVNEALTLVHDAADSEAEIIFGSLIDEQIQDEVKITIIATGFVHRDTRQPQRVVAVPATPVPLVSRPAPSVLSAAREEVASLVPSKAGARAMSSTENKAVTTPPRTAVVKDAALPLDEDQFDIPTFLRRQGQTEMP; this comes from the coding sequence ATGGACCAGTTCGAGCAGAACAAGCAGGCCGCGAAGATCCGTGTTGTCGGCGTGGGTGGAGCCGGCTGCAACGCGGTGAACACGATGATCCTGGCCAAGCTGGAACGGGTCGACTTCATTGCTGCGAACACCGACGTGCAGGCGCTCGCCGCCAACAAGTCTCCGACGCGGCTGCAGCTCGGACAGACGCTGACCAAGGGCCTGGGCGCGGGCGCCAACCCGGAGATGGGCCGCGAGGCGGCGCTCGAGTCCAAGGAGCAGATCGCCGCGGTGCTCGAGGGCGCGGACATGGTGTTCGTCACCGCGGGCATGGGCGGTGGCACCGGCACGGGCGCCGCGCCCATCATCGCGGACATCGCCAAGAGCCTGGGCTGCCTCACGGTGGGCGTGGTGACCAAGCCCTTCCTCTTCGAGGGCAACAAGCGCCGCAAGCAGGCCGAGCAGGGCCTGGTGGAGCTCAAGGCCGCGGTGGACACGCTCATCACCATCCCCAACCAGCGGCTGCTCACCCTGAGCACCGAGCCCATGCCGCTGCTGGAGACCTTCAAGCGCGCCGACGAGGTGCTCCTCAACGCCGTGCAGGGCATCTCGGACCTCATCCAGTACCACGGCTACATCAACGTGGACTTCGCGGACGTGAAGACCATCATGAGCGACAAGGGCCTGGCGCTCATGGGCACCGGCCGCGCCTCGGGCACCTCGCGCGCCCTGTCCGCCATGCAGCAGGCCATCTCCAGCCCGCTGCTGGAGGACATCTCCATCGACGGCGCCACGGGCCTGCTCATCAACATCACCGGCGGCCGGGACATGACGCTGCAGGAAGTCAACGAGGCCCTCACGCTGGTGCACGACGCGGCCGACAGCGAGGCGGAGATCATCTTCGGCTCGCTCATCGACGAGCAGATCCAGGACGAGGTGAAGATCACCATCATCGCCACCGGCTTCGTGCACCGCGACACCCGGCAGCCCCAGCGCGTGGTGGCGGTGCCGGCCACCCCGGTGCCGCTCGTCAGCCGCCCCGCGCCGTCGGTGCTGTCCGCCGCCCGCGAGGAGGTGGCCAGCCTGGTGCCCTCCAAGGCCGGTGCGCGCGCCATGTCCTCCACGGAGAACAAGGCGGTGACGACTCCGCCGCGCACCGCGGTGGTGAAGGACGCGGCGCTGCCCCTGGACGAGGATCAGTTCGACATCCCCACCTTCCTGCGCCGGCAGGGCCAGACCGAGATGCCCTGA